One genomic window of Stigmatopora nigra isolate UIUO_SnigA chromosome 13, RoL_Snig_1.1, whole genome shotgun sequence includes the following:
- the atg2b gene encoding autophagy-related protein 2 homolog B isoform X2: MPWPFSESIKKRACRYLLHRYLGNFLQEKLSLDQLSLDLYQGTGSLAQVPLDKWSLNELLETADAPFEIIAGFIQSISLTVPWAALLHDNCALEIKGLEMVFRPRPRVASGAEPMYWSSFMTSSMQLAKECLSQKLTDDMGESFQPFEGLEKFAETIETVLRRVKVIFLDTVLRMEHIPENSKTGIALEVRINKIFYSDETGEETSNMNVHQPITFANKKLQMDGITIFWDEFSELSRADLNSSPPPKETEPKLSPSWNPKIICEPHPQFTETVSSTVPFQPVQVGSLCGKIELSLTLKNNLAMPGAKLDVSGHIDTLLILLSPRQVHLLLDLFGAFSCERAKDWAKDRKSRPMQQEDEYRLQMELNRCMKKETAMAGGEVELFESQNTRTVSSRDDVFFSMADMDMSHSLSSLPPLGEPPTVDLDLSLNSNYSASPGESPSGNPIVLWDDYIDVPRQRDKHHPGKSRDSQFPQTLLRLTSHPSKMHSDESRPELVLSLTLSSLAVAVLHIDPLPPLDASPSPLGPMAAHFFNILGPARQLNPAAFLQYRSVLNQACPQDHLRFVGQGLKINYEHCQGSDLRLFNTDVSLEQMELLECLFPSEVGDGSSQRGIQYTELLTFGTAASGNATLSTCFHLLYKQAERRGPQGGQVRLSTIPRKADVHIELGPVRAELDISIVDRLNSVLRPQKLAATEMMASHMYTSYNKHISLHKAFAEVFLDDSHTPSNCHVSLTVNAPTLGLAIRFPIPDLRSDQERGPWFKKSLQKEVLHLELEDVEFKTEFRGGSTPDQTKMELTFRELIGRFQEEPEQTTAARFLRVSHTMDGDMTTSESVKFDWPRIVLKINPTAVHSILEPVTAEDDEGDEDHFLKEEEEEEEGAAHSLKDVCDFGKPEPSPFSSRRVMYENEEMVIPGDAAEMTVFQEKTMNNSRFVLELCLPNVQLTLPSKAFYEKLHNRINNDLLLWEPTAPSPVETVESMPYGVGLSVASHLINTYTKDSFTQFHSTGPEEDSSGSDEEDIHCHSPGNRGQKKKKPKAPTKSSQSLFSIIISVNHGLVALQTNAKKEDKTLLKNKHGEFWLEVKNAVLFTVMQHQGFKDQHYVCFHTTSSSMYHQGLVDGSPSSSDIKLPCRSHPHWLEPTINQSESSTERSSTPSEVIGLEARSMVSVAVKISSQNAEGNIKEFLVAVGVRGATVQHRMVAANLSWHDQIFEFLNIADEPVLGYSPPTSVSTLHLHLWNCSLDYRPFNLPLRSLLLVETFSISSSVSLDHSSSTLRIIMDEAALFLSDKCSNAATVNLARDYVQVVGMGTLELRITAVKPAMDGKLTEPRFELRCSSDVIHIRTCADSCAALMNLIQYIASYGDLLPPGEPEAKQTNSTQKNKADLPSQLVTPTPLLPETEQQLLQDLMSEAMEETDGQHAPGPQQNGAQEKRNHHHHDTPGSDLFLFPDENFSQDSNPTYPIRHSVFTLPINSTQETDDFCILETPGSRAEDVDQEPIVKLLISEPVQIKYDHFSQPLDGGNATRGALNFPVPEVRYVIKEISVVWHLYGGKDFGSVTFSASPTRSRGTTPQSSPSQTPVRQGRVSRRTGGGKGRNPDVLMEIQLSKVRFQHEVYPLEQEATGSPAEKPVSRQVFVVQDLEIRDRLASSQMNKFLYLYSSKEMPRKAHSNMLTVKALHTCPESGQSPQECCLRVSLLPLRLNIDQDSLFFLKDFFTSLSTEVEFFSPPTQDVSVSMKKAAAPEISCSFSKHAGTNQDPAPIISVPAQRRVSQNGFSMSGREEVGEGDGCTASFSDQPIFFREFRFTSEVPIRLDYHGKHVSLEQGTFSGIIIGLTQLNCSELKLRQLCYRQGLLGVDKLFSYAINEWLNDIKKNQLPGLLGGVGPIHSLIQLVQGFRDLVWLPIEQYRKDGRIVRGFQRGTASFGTSTAMAALELTNRMVRTIQAAAETAYDMVSPVVNDRDAKKAKRFSHYGLAHQPVDLREGVAKAYTVVKEGITDTALTIYDTATREHEQRGMTGAVGGVLRQLPPAVVKPIIMATEATSNVLGGMRNQIHPDARQEETQKWRQGEE; encoded by the exons ATGCCTTGGCCGTTTTCCGAGTCCATCAAGAAGCGGGCATGTCGATACCTACTGCATCGCTACCTTGGCAACTTTCTGCAAGAGAAATTGAGTTTAGATCAGCTCAGTTTAGATCTCTACCAAGGCACCGGATCTCTGGCACAAGTGCCTCTGGATAAATGG TCTCTAAATGAGCTCCTGGAGACTGCAGATGCTCCATTTGAGATCATTGCAGGATTTATACAGTCCATTTCTCTAACCGTCCCATGGGCAGCATTGCTGCATGATAACTGTGCCCTCGAGATCAAAGGGTTGGAAATGGTGTTTAGACCAAGGCCAAGAGTAG CATCTGGCGCTGAACCCATGTATTGGTCCAGTTTCATGACGAGCAGCATGCAACTTGCCAAAGAGTGTTTGAGCCAGAAGCTCACTGATGATATGGGGGAGAGCTTCCAGCCGTTTGAAGGACTGGAGAAGTTTGCCGAAACTATTGAAACTG TTCTCCGAAGAGTTAAAGTGATATTTTTAGATACAGTTCTGAGGATGGAACACATTCCAGAAAATTCAAAAACTGGAATTGCTCTTGAAGTTCGAATCAATAA aattTTTTATTCCGATGAAACTGGAGAGGAGACCTCAAATATGAATGTGCATCAGCCAATAACATTTGCAAACAAGAAACTGCAGATGGATGGCATTACTATATTTTGGGATGAGTTTTCTGAATTATCCCGAGCTGACTTAAATTCTTCACCCCCTCCAAAG GAAACAGAGCCCAAACTCTCTCCTAGTTGGAATCCAAAAATTATTTGTGAGCCTCATCCGCAGTTCACGGAGACAGTATCTTCCACGGTACCTTTCCAACCTGTGCAGGTTGGAAGTCTCTGTGGTAAAATTGAGCTGTCCCTCACTTTGAAAAACAACCTAGCCATGCCAGGAGCAAAA CTTGATGTGTCAGGACACATTGACACACTGCTCATTTTGCTCTCCCCACGCCAAGTTCATTTACTTCTGGACTTGTTTGGAGCTTTTTCTTGTGAAC GTGCAAAGGATTGGGCCAAGGACAGAAAAAGTCGACCGATGCAGCAAGAGGATGAATACCGACTCCAAATGGAACTAAACCGCTGTATGAAAAAGGAGACTGCAATGGCAGGCGGAGAGGTTGAGCTCTTTGAGAGCCAGAACACTCGGACTGTCTCAAGTCGAG ATGATGTCTTCTTCTCCATGGCTGACATGGACATGTCCCACAGCTTGTCCTCTCTTCCCCCTTTGGGCGAACCACCCACTGTCGATCTGGACTTGTCACTCAATAGCAACTACTCTGCCTCTCCGGGAGAATCCCCCTCAGGAAACCCTATT GTTCTATGGGACGATTACATTGATGTACCaagacaaagagacaaacatcaTCCTGGAAAGTCACGAGATTCCCAATTCCCTCAAACATTATTACGACTAACTT CACATCCATCCAAAATGCACAGTGACGAGTCAAGGCCAGAGCTTGTGTTGAGTCTGACACTGAGCAGTCTGGCAGTCGCAGTCCTCCACATTGACCCACTGCCACCATTAGACGCTTCCCCTAGTCCATTGGGCCCCATGGCTGCACACTTTTTCAACATATTAGGCCCTGCTAGACAACTCAACCCAGCTGCTTTCCTTCAGTATCGATCAGTCTTAAATCAGGCCTGTCCGCAAGATCATCTCAG GTTTGTGGGCCAGGGTCTCAAGATAAACTACGAGCATTGTCAGGGGTCCGACCTCCGGCTTTTTAACACCGATGTTTCGCTTGAGCAAATGGAGTTGCTGGAGTGTTTGTTCCCCTCAGAAGTCGGTGATGGTAGCTCTCAAAGAGGCATTCAGTACACTGAG CTCCTGACCTTTGGCACTGCAGCAAGTGGCAATGCAACCCTAAGCACCTGCTTTCACCTGCTTTACAAACAAGCTGAGCGAAGAGGGCCACAG GGTGGCCAGGTACGGCTAAGCACCATTCCCAGGAAAGCTGACGTGCACATAGAACTGGGCCCAGTAAGAGCTGAGCTGGACATCAGTATTGTGGATCGTCTCAATTCGGTGCTTCGGCCTCAAAAGCTGGCCGCCACAGAGATGATGGCATCACACATGTACACGTCTTACAATAAGCATATCAGCTTG CATAAAGCATTTGCAGAGGTTTTTCTCGATGACAGCCACACACCCTCCAACTGTCATGTGTCATTGACCGTTAATGCACCAACACTGGGCCTGGCTATCCGCTTTCCTATTCCTGACCTGCGCTCCGATCAGGAGaggggtccttggttcaaaaaGTCTTTGCAGAAAGAAGTACTGCACCTGGAGTTGGAAGATGTGGAATTTAAAACTGAATTCAGGGGCGGCAGTACTCCAGATCAAACAAAGATGGAACTCACCTTCAGAGAGCTGATTG GCCGATTCCAGGAGGAGCCAGAGCAGACGACAGCTGCCAGGTTCCTCAGAGTGTCTCATACCATGGACGGAGACATGACAACATCTGAAAGTGTCAAATTCGATTGGCCGCG TATTGTGTTGAAAATAAACCCTACTGCAGTGCACTCAATTCTTGAGCCTGTGACAGCAGAGGATGACGAAGGGGATGAGGACCATTTTcttaaagaagaagaagaagaggaggagggggctGCCCATTCTCTGAAAGATGTTTGTGATTTTGGGAAACCAGAGCCATCGCCCTTTTCATCCCGAAGGGTTATGTATGAAAATGAAGAG ATGGTCATACCTGGCGATGCTGCAGAGATGACAGTCTTCCAAGAGAAAACTATGAACAATTCTCGTTTCGTCCTTGAGCTGTGTTTGCCGAATGTGCAATTAACTCTACCGAGCAAAGCATTCTACGAAAAACTACACAACAG AATAAACAATGACCTGCTCCTGTGGGAGCCCACTGCTCCTTCGCCTGTGGAAACTGTAGAAAGCATGCCATATGGTGTTGGACTGTCTGTCGCCAGTCATTTAATCAATACTTACACCAAGGACAGCTTCACCCAGTTCCACTCAACCGGACCTGAGG AAGACAGCAGTGGATCAGATGAGGAGGACATACACTGCCATTCACCAGGAAACAGgggtcaaaaaaagaaaaagcctaaAGCTCCAACTAAGAGCTCCCAAAGCTTGTTCTCTATCATCATCAGTGTCAATCATGGTTTGGTGGCTCTTCAAACTAATGCTAAG AAAGAGGATAAAACACTactgaaaaacaaacatgggGAATTCTGGCTAGAGGTGAAAAATGCAGTGCTGTTCACTGTTATGCAACATCAAGGCTTTAAAGACCAACACTATGTCTGCTTTCACACCACCAGTAGTTCCATGTATCACCAAG GACTTGTAGATGGAAGCCCCTCCTCTTCAGACATCAAACTACCATGCAGATCCCATCCACATTGGCTGGAACCAACTATTAATCAGTCGGAGTCGTCCACCGAGAGATCCTCAACTCCATCAGAGGTTATTGGCTTGGAGGCCCGCAGTATGGTGTCTGTTGCTGTCAAGATCTCATCCCAGAATGCAGAGGGGAATATCAAG GAGTTTTTGGTTGCTGTTGGAGTGAGAGGAGCAACAGTCCAGCACAGAATGGTCGCTGCCAATCTGAGCTGGCATGATCAG atttttgaGTTTTTGAATATAGCTGATGAGCCTGTTTTGGGTTACTCCCCTCCCACATCTGTCAGTACTCTTCATCTACATTTATGGAACTGCTCTCTTGACTACCG ACCTTTTAATCTACCTCTTAGATCACTGCTTTTGGTAGAAACATTTAGCATCTCTAGCAGTGTTTCTCTTGACCACTCTTCCTCGACGCTCAG GATTATTATGGATGAAGCTGCTCTTTTCCTCTCAGACAAATGTAGTAATGCTGCCACTGTCAATTTAGCACGTG ACTATGTCCAAGTAGTAGGTATGGGAACTCTGGAACTACGGATCACAGCTGTTAAACCTGCCATGGATGGAAAATTG actgAGCCGAGGTTTGAGCTTCGATGCTCAAGTGACGTGATCCATATCAGAACATGCGCCGACTCTTGTGCTGCTCTTATGAATTTAATCCAGTACATTGCCAGCTACGGGGATTTACTCCCACCTGGAGAGCCAGAAGCTAAGCAAACCAActctacacaaaaaaacaag GCGGACTTGCCCAGTCAACTTGTGACACCGACACCGCTGCTACCTGAGACTGAGCAGCAGCTATTGCAGGATCTGATGAGCGAAGCAATGGAAGAAACTGATGGCCAGCATGCCCCTGGGCCTCAACAGAATG GTGCGCAGGAGAAGaggaatcatcatcatcatgataCCCCTGGCTCTGACTTGTTCCTCTTCCCAGATGAGAATTTTAGTCAGGATTCCAACCCTACTTATCCCATTCGCCACTCTGTCTTCACTCTTCCCATCAATTCGACACAAGAGACTGACGATTTTTGTATTCTGGAGACGCCTGGTTCTAGAGCAGAG GATGTCGATCAGGAGCCTATTGTGAAGTTACTCATCTCCGAGCCAGTCCAAATCAAATACGATCACTTCAGTCAGCCTCTGGATGGAGGGAATGCTACTCGTGGAGCCTTGAATTTCCCTGTCCCAGAGGTGCGTTATGTCATCAAGGAGATCTCTGTTGTCTGGCACCTCTATGGCGGAAAAGATTTTGGCAGCGTGACCTTCTCAGCTTCCCCTACTAGGAGCCGAGG GACTACCCCTCAAAGTTCCCCCTCTCAAACTCCAGTTCGCCAGGGCAGAGTTTCAAGACGCACTGGAGGTGGAAAAGGGCGTAACCCTGATGTTCTGATGGAGATCCAACTCAGCAAA GTGAGATTTCAACACGAGGTTTACCCACTAGAACAGGAGGCGACAGGATCACCCGCAGAAAAACCAGTCTCCCGCCAGGTGTTTGTTGTACAAGATTTAGAAATCCGTGACAGACTGGCAAGCTCCCAGATGAACAAGTTCCTCTACTTGTACTCCAGCAAAGAAATGCCACGCAAGGCTCATTCTAACATG TTAACAGTTAAGGCACTACACACGTGTCCTGAGTCTGGTCAGTCTCCACAGGAGTGCTGCTTACGTGTTTCTCTGCTGCCTCTACGCCTAAATATTGATCAG gattcaCTCTTCTTCCTGAAAGACTTCTTTACCAGCCTTTCCACCGAAGTGGAGTTCTTTTCCCCGCCCACTCAAGATG TAAGTGTGTCCATGAAAAAAGCCGCCGCCCCTGAGATCTCATGCAGTTTCTCTAAGCATGCTGGCACCAATCAGGACCCAGCACCTATCATCTCTGTCCCTGCACAAAGACGTGTAAGTCAAAATGGTTTCTCCATGAGTGGCCGGGAAGAGGTGGGTGAGGGTGACGGATGCACCgcttctttttcagaccagcccATATTTTTTAG GGAGTTCAGATTCACCTCTGAGGTTCCCATTCGATTGGACTATCATGGAAAACATGTCTCACTGGAGCAG GGAACATTTTCAGGGATCATTATCGGCTTGACACAGCTGAACTGTTCAGAGCTCAAACTGAGACAGCTCTGTTATCGACAAGG GTTATTAGGTGTGGATAAGCTCTTTTCCTATGCAATTAATGAGTGGCTTAACGACATCAAGAAAAACCAGCTACCAGGCCTGCTGGGGGGTGTGGGGCCCATTCACTCACTTATCCAATTGG TTCAGGGATTCCGGGATTTGGTGTGGCTCCCAATTGAGCAGTACAGGAAGGACGGTCGTATTGTGCGTGGTTTTCAGCGTGGCACCGCCTCGTTTGGAACTTCCACAGCTATGGCCGCCTTAGAGCTCACCAACAGGATGGTGAGAACCATacag GCAGCAGCGGAGACGGCCTATGACATGGTGTCTCCAGTCGTGAATGACAGAGATGCGAAGAAGGCGAAACGTTTCTCCCACTACGGTTTGGCTCATCAGCCTGTGGACTTAAGAGAAGGCGTAGCTAAAGCCTATACAGTTGTAAAAGAG GGAATCACAGACACAGCACTGACCATCTACGACACGGCCACTCGCGAACATGAACAACGCGGCATGACCGGAGCAGTGGGCGGCGTTCTCCGTCAGTTGCCGCCCGCAGTGGTGAAGCCCATTATTATGGCCACGGAAGCAACCTCCAACGTCTTGGGTGGAATGAGAAATCAGATCCATCCTGATGCCCGCCAAGAGGAGACTCAAAAATGGAGGCAAGGCGAGGAGTAA